In Streptomyces sp. NBC_00704, a genomic segment contains:
- a CDS encoding HAD-IA family hydrolase, protein MPALTARALLLDMDGTLVNSDAVVERIWRRWADAHGLDGDEVMKVVHGRQGHASMAVLLPGRPVRLNHADNARMLAEETADMDGVVPVPGAPEFLASLRGVPHALVTSADVALSTARMAAAGLDLPDVRITAESVGASKPDPEGFLKGAAELGIAPADCVVFEDSGAGIAAGHAAGMRVVGVGPRAAAHAPDVLVRDLRQVRVERLADGVRIDVRTA, encoded by the coding sequence ATGCCGGCCCTGACCGCCCGCGCCCTCCTGCTCGACATGGACGGCACGCTCGTGAACTCCGACGCCGTCGTCGAACGGATCTGGCGGCGCTGGGCCGACGCGCACGGGCTCGACGGCGACGAGGTCATGAAGGTCGTCCACGGCCGGCAGGGCCACGCCTCGATGGCGGTGCTGCTGCCCGGCCGTCCTGTGCGTCTGAACCACGCGGACAACGCGCGCATGCTGGCCGAGGAGACCGCCGACATGGACGGCGTCGTCCCGGTGCCCGGCGCGCCGGAGTTCCTCGCCTCGCTGCGGGGCGTCCCGCACGCCCTGGTCACCTCGGCGGACGTCGCGCTGTCCACGGCCCGTATGGCCGCGGCCGGGCTGGACCTGCCCGACGTGCGGATCACCGCCGAGTCGGTCGGCGCGAGCAAGCCGGACCCCGAGGGCTTCCTCAAGGGCGCCGCCGAACTGGGGATCGCCCCGGCGGACTGCGTCGTGTTCGAGGACTCCGGGGCGGGCATCGCGGCCGGACACGCCGCCGGAATGCGGGTCGTCGGCGTCGGTCCCCGCGCGGCGGCGCACGCTCCGGACGTGCTCGTGCGCGATCTGCGCCAGGTGCGCGTGGAGCGACTGGCGGACGGCGTCCGCATCGACGTCCGCACTGCCTGA
- a CDS encoding TMEM165/GDT1 family protein, with protein MISITVTAVVFGVVFLAELPDKTALAGLVLGTRYRASYVFAGVAAAFALHVALAVAAGSVLTLLPQQLVHALTGVLFLGGAAVLLLKKDDGEEEIRGPGDQSFWKVAGAGFMLILVAEFGDLTQIMTANLAARYDDPLSVGLGAVLALWAVAGLGIVGGKALMKRVPLKLITQIAALLMLALGVWSLWEAVTG; from the coding sequence TTGATCAGCATCACCGTGACGGCGGTCGTCTTCGGCGTCGTCTTCCTGGCCGAGCTGCCGGACAAGACCGCCCTGGCCGGCCTCGTCCTGGGCACCCGCTACCGCGCCTCGTACGTCTTCGCCGGGGTCGCCGCGGCCTTCGCCCTGCACGTCGCGCTGGCCGTCGCGGCCGGCAGCGTCCTCACGCTGCTGCCGCAGCAGCTCGTGCACGCGCTGACCGGCGTCCTCTTCCTGGGCGGCGCGGCGGTCCTCCTGCTGAAGAAGGACGACGGCGAGGAGGAGATCCGGGGGCCCGGGGACCAGTCCTTCTGGAAGGTCGCGGGCGCGGGCTTCATGCTGATCCTGGTGGCCGAGTTCGGCGACCTCACCCAGATCATGACGGCGAACCTCGCCGCCCGCTACGACGACCCGCTCTCCGTCGGCCTCGGCGCGGTGCTCGCACTGTGGGCGGTGGCCGGACTCGGCATCGTCGGCGGAAAGGCGCTGATGAAGCGGGTGCCATTGAAGCTGATCACGCAGATCGCGGCGCTGCTGATGCTGGCCCTCGGCGTGTGGAGCCTGTGGGAGGCGGTCACCGGCTGA
- a CDS encoding HNH endonuclease family protein, translating to MSKFYARGRLSVLAALTGLIASVGLFTAPTASAALPTPVSAATARTYLASLSVKTENRTGYNRDLFPTWITISGTCNTREYILKRDGSNVVTNSACTATSGTWYSPYDGATWTAASDLDIDHLVPLAEAWDSGASAWTTARRQSFANDVTRPQLLAVTDNVNQSKSDQDPAEWMPSLTSYRCTYVRAWVQVKYYYGLSVDSAEKSALTGYLANC from the coding sequence ATGTCGAAGTTCTACGCGCGTGGACGGCTGAGCGTACTCGCCGCCCTCACCGGTCTCATAGCCTCGGTCGGGCTCTTCACCGCCCCGACCGCCTCCGCAGCCCTGCCCACCCCGGTCAGCGCCGCCACCGCCCGGACCTACCTGGCCTCCCTCAGCGTGAAGACCGAGAACCGCACCGGCTACAACCGCGACCTCTTCCCCACCTGGATCACCATCAGCGGCACCTGCAACACGCGCGAGTACATCCTCAAGCGCGACGGCTCGAACGTCGTCACCAACTCCGCCTGCACCGCCACCAGCGGCACCTGGTACTCCCCCTACGACGGAGCCACCTGGACCGCCGCCTCCGACCTCGACATCGACCACCTGGTCCCGCTCGCCGAGGCCTGGGACTCCGGGGCGAGCGCCTGGACCACCGCCCGGCGGCAGTCCTTCGCCAACGACGTCACCCGTCCGCAGCTCCTCGCCGTCACGGACAACGTGAACCAGTCCAAGAGCGACCAGGACCCGGCCGAGTGGATGCCGTCCCTCACCTCGTACCGCTGCACCTACGTCCGCGCCTGGGTGCAGGTGAAGTACTACTACGGCCTCTCGGTCGACTCCGCCGAGAAGAGCGCGCTGACGGGCTACCTCGCCAACTGCTGA
- a CDS encoding alkaline phosphatase D family protein translates to MAGLRLGPLLRYADGPTATVWVETSRPCTAEVRCADGAGGRAATFQVAGHHYALVEVGGLTPGAETAYEVFLDDAPVWPPPGSRFPPSRIRTLADDADEVRVAFGSCRWAAPPAGGKDPAGPDALDSLATRLAADPTGERPDVLLLLGDQVYADEVSDATKERIAARRGLDDAPGAQVADYEEYTWLYYESWLDPEVRWLLSTVPTCMVFDDHDVIDDWNTSASWLADMRDTPWWHERLMSGLMSYWVHQHLGNLTPAELAADPLYAAVRETADGTGLLRDFAGRADTDPASVRWSYRRDFGRVRLLMADSRAARVLDEDARSMLQPGEETWLREQALDGLGSYDHLLIGTSLPWLLPHLVHDAEEWDAALCRGERGARWARFGEKLRRGADLEHWAAFPESFTALADLITEVGTGSRAPASVLVLSGDVHHAYAAEPHWPDGAGPDARVLQLTCSPVHNSVPASMRVGFRFGWSAAARALGRGLRRHGRCPRPPVSWRRTGGPWFGNQLMSLTVRGRSARLKLEKARADGRLATVTESDLTPGEARGPGPLLMNGQKPSAPR, encoded by the coding sequence ATGGCCGGACTGCGGCTGGGTCCACTGCTGAGGTACGCCGACGGCCCGACGGCGACCGTCTGGGTCGAGACGAGCCGCCCGTGCACCGCCGAGGTGCGCTGCGCCGACGGCGCCGGCGGCAGAGCGGCGACCTTCCAGGTGGCGGGCCACCACTACGCCCTCGTCGAGGTCGGCGGCCTCACCCCGGGCGCCGAGACCGCGTACGAGGTGTTCCTCGACGACGCCCCCGTGTGGCCGCCGCCCGGCTCCCGCTTCCCGCCCTCGCGGATCCGCACCCTCGCCGACGACGCCGACGAGGTGCGCGTCGCGTTCGGGTCCTGCCGCTGGGCGGCGCCCCCGGCCGGCGGCAAGGACCCCGCCGGTCCCGACGCCCTGGACAGCCTGGCCACCCGGCTCGCCGCCGACCCCACGGGCGAGCGGCCCGACGTGCTGCTCCTGCTGGGCGACCAGGTCTACGCCGACGAGGTCTCCGACGCGACCAAGGAGAGGATCGCCGCCCGCCGGGGGCTCGACGACGCGCCGGGAGCCCAGGTCGCGGACTACGAGGAGTACACCTGGCTCTACTACGAGTCCTGGCTCGACCCCGAGGTGCGCTGGCTGCTGTCCACCGTGCCCACCTGCATGGTCTTCGACGATCACGACGTCATCGACGACTGGAACACCTCCGCCTCGTGGCTGGCCGACATGCGGGACACGCCCTGGTGGCACGAGCGGCTGATGAGCGGCCTGATGTCGTACTGGGTGCACCAGCACCTCGGCAACCTCACCCCGGCCGAACTCGCCGCCGACCCGCTCTACGCGGCCGTGCGCGAGACCGCCGACGGCACCGGCCTGCTGCGCGACTTCGCCGGACGCGCCGACACCGACCCCGCCTCCGTGCGGTGGAGCTACCGCCGCGACTTCGGGCGGGTGCGGCTGCTGATGGCCGACAGCCGGGCCGCCCGCGTGCTGGACGAGGACGCGCGCTCGATGCTCCAGCCCGGCGAGGAGACCTGGCTGCGCGAACAGGCCCTCGACGGCCTCGGCTCCTACGACCACCTCCTGATCGGCACCTCCCTGCCCTGGCTGCTGCCGCACCTGGTGCACGACGCCGAGGAGTGGGACGCGGCCCTGTGCCGGGGCGAGCGCGGGGCGCGCTGGGCCCGGTTCGGGGAGAAGCTGCGGCGCGGGGCGGACCTGGAACACTGGGCGGCCTTCCCGGAGTCGTTCACGGCGCTGGCGGACCTCATCACCGAGGTCGGCACGGGAAGCCGGGCGCCCGCGAGCGTGCTGGTGCTGTCCGGCGACGTCCACCACGCGTACGCGGCCGAGCCGCACTGGCCCGACGGCGCCGGCCCGGACGCGCGGGTGCTTCAGCTCACCTGCTCCCCCGTGCACAACTCCGTCCCGGCCTCGATGCGGGTGGGCTTCCGGTTCGGGTGGAGCGCGGCGGCCCGTGCGCTCGGGCGCGGGCTGCGCAGACACGGCCGCTGCCCCCGGCCGCCCGTCAGCTGGCGCAGGACGGGCGGACCCTGGTTCGGCAACCAGCTCATGTCCCTGACGGTGCGCGGCCGTTCGGCCCGCCTGAAGCTGGAGAAGGCCCGCGCGGACGGCCGTCTGGCGACCGTGACGGAGTCCGACCTCACCCCCGGTGAAGCCCGCGGGCCGGGGCCTTTGCTGATGAATGGTCAGAAACCTTCGGCTCCACGGTAG
- a CDS encoding DoxX family protein, whose amino-acid sequence MSARIDTAQPYVIGLFRIVVGLLFACHGAASLFGVLGGAGGKGGTIDAGTWPGWYAAAIQLVCGTLVLLGLGTRAAAFLASGSMAYAYFNVHQPHALWPMQNGGEASAMFCWAFLLLIFTGSGALGLDRLLAGRTSPQREAAAPKATVSA is encoded by the coding sequence ATGTCCGCTCGCATCGACACCGCACAGCCCTACGTCATCGGCCTCTTCCGCATCGTCGTGGGCCTGCTGTTCGCCTGCCACGGCGCGGCCTCCCTGTTCGGCGTCCTCGGCGGCGCCGGCGGCAAGGGCGGCACCATCGACGCCGGAACCTGGCCCGGCTGGTACGCCGCCGCGATCCAGCTCGTCTGCGGCACCCTGGTCCTGCTGGGCCTGGGCACCCGGGCCGCCGCGTTCCTGGCCTCGGGCTCGATGGCCTACGCCTACTTCAACGTGCACCAGCCCCACGCCCTGTGGCCGATGCAGAACGGCGGCGAGGCCTCGGCGATGTTCTGCTGGGCGTTCCTGCTGCTGATCTTCACCGGTTCCGGCGCCCTCGGCCTGGACCGCCTTCTCGCGGGCCGCACCAGCCCGCAGCGCGAGGCCGCGGCGCCCAAGGCCACCGTCTCCGCCTGA
- a CDS encoding DedA family protein, with protein sequence MLESVGALLGSPWIYAVVGLSVLLDVFLPVLPSGVLVITAATAAAAGSGAATGQVPHEVPDIMVLILSATTASVLGDLVAYRLAWRGGERLDRAISRSRRLTSAQERLGGALARGGGALVVLARFAPAGRSVVSLIAGAAHRRPRDFLPWSALAGLSWAGYSVALGYFGAHWLGTTWVATGVSVLALFGAGAGAAFLMRRRPA encoded by the coding sequence GTGTTGGAGAGTGTGGGGGCGCTGCTCGGCAGCCCCTGGATCTACGCGGTGGTGGGCCTGTCGGTCCTCCTCGACGTGTTCCTGCCGGTGCTGCCCAGCGGAGTGCTCGTCATCACGGCCGCGACGGCCGCGGCGGCGGGCTCCGGCGCGGCGACCGGCCAGGTCCCGCACGAGGTCCCGGACATCATGGTGCTGATCCTCTCCGCGACGACGGCCTCGGTGCTGGGCGACCTGGTCGCCTACCGGCTGGCCTGGCGCGGCGGCGAGCGCCTGGACCGGGCGATCTCCCGCTCGCGCCGGCTGACCAGCGCGCAGGAACGTCTCGGCGGCGCGCTGGCGCGGGGCGGCGGCGCCCTGGTCGTCCTGGCGCGGTTCGCCCCGGCCGGACGGTCCGTCGTCTCCCTCATCGCGGGCGCCGCGCATCGCCGCCCCCGCGACTTCCTCCCCTGGTCCGCGCTGGCCGGGCTGTCCTGGGCGGGCTACAGCGTCGCCCTCGGCTACTTCGGGGCCCACTGGCTGGGCACCACCTGGGTGGCCACCGGGGTGTCGGTCCTCGCCCTGTTCGGCGCGGGCGCGGGCGCGGCGTTCCTGATGCGCCGCCGGCCCGCGTGA
- a CDS encoding DUF2277 domain-containing protein, with product MCRSIKTLRPPALPEEATEDDIRAAALQYVRKVSGFRAPAAHNREVFDRAVEAVAAATAELLDGLEVRGSHRPTAA from the coding sequence ATGTGCCGGAGTATCAAGACATTGCGTCCGCCCGCGCTGCCCGAGGAGGCGACCGAGGACGACATCCGCGCCGCGGCCCTCCAGTACGTGCGCAAGGTGTCCGGGTTCCGGGCGCCGGCCGCGCACAACCGGGAGGTGTTCGACAGAGCGGTCGAGGCCGTGGCCGCGGCCACCGCCGAACTGCTGGACGGCCTGGAGGTACGCGGGTCGCACCGCCCGACGGCGGCATGA
- a CDS encoding GNAT family N-acetyltransferase: protein MDGSGVERVRLTPWSDGDFWLLRRANSPEMTEHLGGPESEERLADRQRRYVEPFAGRMYRISLADSGDSGDSAGSAGSGESVGSIGYWEREWRGATVWETGWAILPGFQGRGLAAAAARVLVDVVRQAGGHRALHAFPGVDHRASNGVCRKAGFTLLGQADFEYPKGHWIRSNDWFVDLSTGPAEDSGADSAPGRHDRPARRRE, encoded by the coding sequence ATGGACGGATCGGGCGTGGAGCGCGTGCGGTTGACCCCTTGGTCGGACGGCGATTTCTGGCTGCTGCGCCGGGCCAACAGCCCCGAGATGACCGAGCACCTGGGCGGGCCGGAGAGCGAGGAGAGGCTCGCCGACCGGCAGCGGCGGTACGTCGAGCCGTTCGCCGGCCGCATGTACCGGATCAGCCTCGCGGACAGCGGGGACAGCGGGGACAGCGCGGGCAGCGCGGGCAGCGGGGAGAGCGTCGGCTCGATCGGGTACTGGGAGCGTGAGTGGCGGGGCGCGACGGTGTGGGAGACGGGCTGGGCAATCCTGCCCGGGTTCCAGGGCAGAGGCCTCGCCGCGGCGGCGGCCCGTGTTCTCGTCGACGTCGTCCGGCAGGCGGGCGGCCACCGGGCCCTGCACGCGTTCCCCGGGGTGGACCACCGCGCGTCCAACGGGGTGTGCCGGAAAGCGGGGTTCACGCTGCTCGGTCAGGCGGACTTCGAGTACCCGAAGGGGCACTGGATCAGATCCAACGACTGGTTCGTCGACCTGAGCACCGGCCCCGCGGAGGATTCCGGCGCCGACTCCGCGCCGGGTCGGCACGACCGGCCGGCCCGACGTCGGGAATGA
- a CDS encoding thiol-disulfide oxidoreductase DCC family protein, translating to MGRRATGPAPGSAPPVLAYDGDCGFCQSSVDRIRSLAAPTLEAVPWQFLPEESTAPHRARLDREVLLLRGSTVLAGGADAVARWLGSSPSAGCRVVGAVLRLPGVRGCARVVYRGVARNRHRLPGGTPACAVRPAGTR from the coding sequence GTGGGACGACGAGCGACCGGGCCTGCCCCCGGCTCCGCGCCTCCTGTCCTCGCCTACGACGGGGACTGCGGTTTCTGCCAGTCCTCCGTCGACCGCATCCGTTCCCTGGCGGCGCCGACGCTGGAAGCGGTGCCCTGGCAGTTCCTGCCCGAGGAGTCGACCGCGCCGCACCGCGCCCGACTGGACCGGGAGGTCCTGCTGCTGCGCGGCTCCACCGTCCTCGCGGGCGGGGCGGACGCGGTGGCCCGCTGGCTGGGCTCGTCGCCGTCCGCCGGATGTCGCGTGGTGGGGGCCGTCCTGCGGCTGCCCGGAGTCCGCGGCTGCGCGCGCGTGGTCTACCGCGGGGTGGCCCGCAACCGTCACCGGCTGCCCGGCGGAACGCCCGCGTGCGCCGTGCGCCCCGCCGGCACGCGGTGA
- a CDS encoding serine hydrolase, with product MRRAPRRHAVSPLARPRVPVCVLTSTAGPVLTAGHAVDRYVEIGSLTKVVTGTALARMAAAGVLALDDPVERWLPEAPTTGITLLHLARHTSGLPRLPPGRLPRRDPYTAFDAAALRALLPRLDALAAGAPGEREEYSNLGYAVLGAALGAAASGASYGELVDEYVLRPLGVTEVAVRPDTERRLLAPRWPGGRHRPWTMTGAILPAGGLWATPRAAADLVVRLLVERRFGEPAPSWQVTGALRWHNGATRHASVFTGATEDGSWVLVHRLGADPDGTDRLGVETLRAIRGAAAPGAPSTAP from the coding sequence GTGCGCCGTGCGCCCCGCCGGCACGCGGTGAGCCCTCTCGCGCGTCCCCGCGTCCCGGTCTGCGTCCTCACGTCCACGGCCGGACCCGTGCTCACCGCCGGTCACGCGGTGGACCGGTACGTCGAGATCGGCTCGCTCACCAAGGTCGTCACCGGCACGGCGCTGGCGCGGATGGCCGCCGCGGGAGTCCTCGCCCTCGACGACCCGGTCGAACGCTGGCTCCCCGAGGCCCCCACGACCGGGATCACCCTCCTCCACCTGGCCCGCCACACCTCCGGACTGCCCCGGCTGCCACCGGGCCGGCTGCCCCGCCGCGACCCGTACACCGCGTTCGACGCCGCCGCCCTGCGGGCGCTCCTGCCCCGCCTCGACGCGCTCGCCGCCGGTGCGCCCGGCGAGCGGGAGGAGTACTCCAACCTCGGGTACGCGGTGCTCGGCGCGGCCCTGGGCGCGGCCGCCTCCGGGGCGTCGTACGGGGAACTGGTGGACGAGTACGTGCTGCGCCCGCTGGGCGTCACCGAGGTGGCCGTGCGTCCGGACACGGAGCGCAGGCTGCTCGCGCCGCGGTGGCCGGGCGGCCGGCACCGGCCCTGGACGATGACCGGGGCGATCCTGCCCGCCGGGGGACTGTGGGCCACTCCCCGGGCGGCGGCCGACCTGGTCGTCCGGTTGCTGGTCGAGCGGCGGTTCGGCGAGCCCGCGCCGTCCTGGCAGGTGACCGGTGCGCTGCGCTGGCACAACGGGGCGACCCGGCACGCCTCGGTGTTCACCGGGGCGACGGAGGACGGGAGTTGGGTGCTGGTCCACCGCCTCGGCGCGGACCCGGACGGCACCGACCGTCTCGGCGTGGAGACCCTCCGGGCGATCCGGGGCGCCGCCGCTCCGGGAGCCCCGTCCACCGCGCCCTGA
- a CDS encoding DUF4097 family beta strand repeat-containing protein, with translation MARTTLSARSVLVTAVVVALAAGAVGCGASAADDKHPDHRSFALQGDTLTIDSDDSALEIVATDAAKTGAVAVTRWFEGSVTVGSEPKVTWSMKDDRLTLRMHCSGVIADCSAKHRVEVPRGVAVKVEDDDGSVRALGFREALSVRAQDGSVHVTDSSGPLDLRTEDGSVRAEVASRSVRTRTEDGSVRLDLSTVPDRVDSVSEDGSVTIALPAASYRVSTKTDDGGVDVSVPRDASSAHVVSARTADGKVTVRNAN, from the coding sequence ATGGCCCGTACGACCCTTTCCGCCCGCTCGGTCCTCGTCACCGCGGTCGTCGTGGCCCTCGCCGCAGGCGCCGTCGGCTGCGGAGCCTCCGCGGCCGACGACAAGCACCCCGACCACCGTTCGTTCGCCTTGCAGGGCGACACCCTGACGATCGACTCCGACGACTCGGCGCTGGAGATCGTCGCGACGGACGCGGCGAAGACGGGCGCGGTCGCCGTCACCCGGTGGTTCGAGGGATCCGTCACCGTCGGCTCCGAGCCGAAGGTGACCTGGTCCATGAAGGACGACCGGCTGACGCTGCGGATGCACTGCTCCGGTGTGATCGCCGACTGCTCCGCCAAGCACCGCGTCGAGGTGCCCCGCGGCGTCGCCGTGAAGGTCGAGGACGACGACGGCAGCGTCCGCGCGCTGGGGTTCCGCGAGGCGCTCAGCGTGCGCGCCCAGGACGGCTCGGTGCACGTCACCGACTCCAGCGGGCCGCTGGACCTGCGCACCGAGGACGGCTCCGTGCGCGCCGAGGTCGCCTCCCGCTCCGTGCGCACGCGCACCGAGGACGGCTCGGTCCGCCTCGACCTGAGCACCGTGCCGGACCGGGTGGACTCCGTCAGCGAGGACGGGTCCGTGACGATCGCGCTGCCCGCGGCCTCCTACCGGGTCTCCACGAAGACCGACGACGGCGGGGTGGACGTGTCGGTGCCGCGCGACGCGTCCAGCGCCCACGTGGTGAGCGCGCGCACCGCCGACGGCAAAGTCACGGTCCGGAACGCGAACTAA
- a CDS encoding DUF4383 domain-containing protein, whose product MATHAVRSESRRRIRFDDHLPLDHRLNLVYRIGAGLMGLGLLVFGIFGIIDKIGFFDTGGDEVWSLNTNGALSWLSVAVGLLLFVGMVIGGNFASTLNMVLGVLFILSGFLNMALLQTDYNFLAFEIQNCMLSFVIGILLMVFGMYGRVGSALPHDNPYWRSRHPDLVEEQDRHRELRENWPPSSPPSSDQVR is encoded by the coding sequence ATGGCGACACACGCGGTGCGTTCCGAGTCGAGGCGGCGTATCCGGTTCGACGACCATCTGCCGCTCGACCACCGGCTCAACCTGGTCTACCGGATCGGCGCCGGGCTGATGGGCCTGGGTCTGCTCGTCTTCGGGATCTTCGGCATCATCGACAAGATCGGCTTCTTCGACACCGGTGGGGACGAGGTGTGGAGCCTCAACACCAACGGCGCGCTCAGCTGGCTGTCGGTGGCTGTGGGGCTGCTGCTCTTCGTGGGGATGGTGATCGGCGGGAACTTCGCGTCCACGCTGAACATGGTCCTCGGCGTCCTGTTCATCCTCAGCGGGTTCCTGAACATGGCCCTGTTGCAGACGGACTACAACTTCCTGGCCTTCGAGATCCAGAACTGCATGCTCAGCTTCGTGATCGGGATCCTGCTGATGGTCTTCGGGATGTACGGCAGGGTGGGGTCCGCCCTGCCGCACGACAACCCCTACTGGCGGTCCCGCCACCCCGATCTCGTGGAGGAGCAGGACCGCCACCGGGAGCTCCGGGAGAACTGGCCTCCGTCGTCGCCCCCGTCGTCGGATCAGGTGCGGTAG
- a CDS encoding amidase domain-containing protein → MKSRKLSGTRRRVTILGAAATSVVAGVALLPNWSAGAAVVDDPTVDARTKATFQRLADAVFTDRTDALVTGAQGGRSKPLTHAFSGDVKLSSGTARTEGATLSSLGQRKNKLAKAGEKYSKASTTVTLNATRVTGRTAKADVTETTTLTYSQVRGNAPKSTGFQATHELTFKADRHGNWQLTTIRDTDQGGLAVNTLSKPVSVKTATTDDTMPNAPRAATTRNPAAAPKTGTAYDYKAMAAYAEKYVYTYNKDYPDYNNHTAGGDCTNFVSQSLKAGGWKHVPGYVYDYTRWFGNADIQSDSFVGVNEWSWFAQNSKRTTPLANVYQLEVGDVLQMDFDRDGSKDHTMIVTAKSNGVPYVTYHSNNTLRRSVSSLVSSYPTAYFYAYRT, encoded by the coding sequence GTGAAGTCAAGGAAATTGAGCGGCACGCGCCGCCGCGTCACGATACTCGGGGCAGCCGCGACCTCGGTCGTCGCCGGAGTCGCCCTGCTGCCCAACTGGTCCGCGGGCGCCGCGGTCGTCGACGACCCCACGGTCGACGCGCGGACCAAGGCCACCTTCCAGCGGCTCGCCGACGCGGTCTTCACCGACCGCACGGACGCGCTGGTCACCGGCGCCCAGGGCGGCCGGTCCAAGCCGCTGACCCACGCCTTCTCCGGCGACGTCAAGCTGTCCTCCGGCACGGCCCGCACCGAGGGCGCGACCCTGTCCTCGCTCGGGCAGCGCAAGAACAAGCTGGCCAAGGCCGGCGAGAAGTACAGCAAGGCCTCCACGACCGTCACCCTGAACGCCACCCGCGTGACGGGCCGCACGGCCAAGGCCGACGTCACCGAGACCACGACCCTGACGTACTCCCAGGTCCGCGGCAACGCGCCGAAGTCGACCGGGTTCCAGGCCACGCACGAGCTGACGTTCAAGGCCGACCGCCACGGCAACTGGCAGCTCACCACGATCCGCGACACCGACCAGGGCGGTCTCGCGGTGAACACGCTGTCCAAGCCGGTCTCGGTCAAGACGGCGACCACCGACGACACCATGCCGAACGCCCCGCGGGCCGCCACCACCCGCAACCCGGCCGCCGCCCCGAAGACCGGCACCGCCTACGACTACAAGGCGATGGCGGCGTACGCCGAGAAGTACGTGTACACGTACAACAAGGACTACCCGGACTACAACAACCACACCGCGGGCGGCGACTGCACCAACTTCGTCAGCCAGTCCCTGAAGGCCGGCGGTTGGAAGCACGTCCCGGGCTACGTGTACGACTACACCCGGTGGTTCGGCAACGCCGACATCCAGTCGGACTCGTTCGTCGGCGTCAACGAGTGGTCCTGGTTCGCGCAGAACTCCAAGCGCACCACCCCGCTCGCCAACGTCTACCAGCTGGAGGTCGGCGACGTCCTCCAGATGGACTTCGACCGCGACGGGTCCAAGGACCACACGATGATCGTCACCGCCAAGAGCAACGGCGTGCCGTACGTGACGTACCACTCGAACAACACCCTGCGCCGGTCGGTGTCGAGCCTCGTCTCGTCGTACCCGACCGCGTACTTCTACGCCTACCGCACCTGA